Within the Thermostichus lividus PCC 6715 genome, the region CAGTGTGCCGCTGGAGGCATCAACGGAGGCTGCTGGACTAATGAGTGATTCTACGGTTGTCACGACCCCCTCGGGGTTACAGTACGAAGATTTAGTGGTGGGGTCGGGGGCACAACCCCAGCCGGGGAATCGGGTCACGGTTCACTATACCGGAATGCTCACCAATGGGCGTGTGTTTGATAGCTCTCACGATCGCGGTCAGCCCTTTCAGTTTCAGATTGGTGTGGGGCAAGTGATTAAAGGGTGGGATGAAGGCGTTGGCTCCATGCAGGTGGGAGGTCGTCGCCGTCTCATTATTCCGCCAGACCTCGGCTATGGTGCGCGCGGTGCCGGAGGTGTGATTCCCCCCAATGCCACTTTGATTTTTGATGTAGAACTCCTTGGCGTGCAATAGCGCGCAGCTTCCATGCCTAAGGCGAAGGTACTGTACATCTGCCGCGAGTGCGGTGCCGAATCGCTGCAATATTTTGGTCGCTGTCCCAGTTGTGGTCAGTGGAATACGCTGGATGAGCAGGTGACCTCACCCCTGACGACCGAGTCGGGTACTCGGCGATCGCCCCGTCGTAGCCATCTTGCCCAACCCCTTGCGGCCAAACCACTAGCTGCGATTGAGGAGCAGGCGCACCCCCGCTCCCTCTCTGGGTTTAGCGAACTGGATCGTGTCTTGGGGGGGGGCATTGTTGTGGGTTCCTTAGTGCTGGTGGCGGGTGAACCCGGAATTGGCAAATCGACCCTCTTGCTGCAAATGGCGGCTCAGTTAGCCACTCGGCAGCGGGTGCTCTACGTTTGTGCCGAGGAGTCAGGGCAACAGGTAAAGTTGCGATCGCAACGCTTAGCCGTCGCTGTACCGGAGTCCCTCTACTTGTTGGCAGAGACCGACCTAGAAATTATTCTCCAAGAGCTGGCTCACCTGCAACCGCAGTTAGTCATTATTGACAGTATTCAAGCGGTGTATTTACCGCAACTGACCGCTGCCCCTGGCTCTGTCTCCCAAGTGCGTGAGGGCACCGCCGCCTTAATGCGCCTCGCTAAGCGGGATCACATCAGCTTATTTATTGTTGGCCATGTCACCAAGGAAGGGGCGATCGCTGGGCCAAAGGTGTTGGAGCATTTAGTGGATACGGTACTCTACTTTGAGGGCGATCGCTTTGCCAGCCACCGCCTCGTGCGCGCCGTCAAAAATCGCTTTGGTGCTAGTCAGGAAATTGGTGTTTTTGAAATGGGTGCCCAAGGCTTAGTGGAAGTCACCAATCCCTCAGCGTTGTTTTTGGGCGATCGCGACCCCGCACCGGGCACCGCAACCATCGTGGCCTGCGAAGGCACCCGCCCCCTCGTCGTCGAACTGCAAAGCTTGGTCAGCCCCACTAGCTACCCCTCCCCCCGCCGCACTACCACTGGCATTGAATACAATCGCTTCCTGCAAATTTTAGCCGTCCTAGAAAAGCGCCTTGGGGTTCCCCTCTCTAAGCTTGATGCCTACGTGGCCACCTCAGGGGGCTTAACCGTAGCGGAACCCGCAGCGGATCTGGGCGTTGCCGTTGCAGTGGTAGCCAGCTTTCGCGATCGCTGGGTGCAGCCCCACACCGTCATCATTGGCGAAGTGGGGTTAGGCGGGCAAGTACGGGCGGTGTCGCAACTTGAGCTACGGTTGCGGGAAGCCGCGAAGCTAGGGTTTCGCCGTGCCATTATTCCCCACAGCCAACAGTGTGCGATTGCCGGTCTTGAGATGTGTCCCGTGAGCCGCGTGGCCGATGCCATTGTTGCTGCTTTGGCAGCCCCTGCGCCCTAAAGCCCTAAAATAGTCTGAACTCACTGTGGGGCAAGGCTTGAGCCTCCAACTTACGACCATTACCGACAATAAGCGTGCGCCAAGTATCTGGCGCGAGGTGTTGTTGCGCCACCCGTTGCACATCCTTGGCAGTAGCCGCTTTCACCGCTTGCTGGTAACGAAAAATAAAATCCTTAGGGAACCCATAGTACTCGTAGCGGATTAAGCGATTAAGAATTTGCACACTATCGCGAAAATTAAACACAAAGGAGTTCAGGATCGACTCTTTGGCGTAGGCTAGCTCTGCTGCGGCAATGGGTTCGTGCTGCAGGCGTTCAATTTCCTGTCGCAGTGCCGCTAAAAACGTTGCTGTCGCAGCAGTCTGCGTTTGACCCACACCGTAGAAAACCCCTTCATAGTCAAATTCTGGGTTCCATGCTGCATAAACGCTGTAGGCCAAGCCTTGGCGCGATCGCAGTTCGTTAAACAGCCGTCCGCCAAAGCCATTGAGAACCCCATTCAAAACGTAGAGGTGAAAGACATCAGGATCCCTAAGGGTGCCCCCCAACTGACCGGTGTAAATATAACTTTGGGACAAATGAGGCCGATCAATAACAACCGTTGCGGGGGTGCGATCGACGCTAATCGTTGGCAACGGCGGCAGCGGCGGTAACTGGGGTGGGTCTTGCCACTTGCCAAAAATACGCTCTACGGTTTGTTTCATCTGGGCAGCATCAAAATCACCCGCAATCCCAAGAATGCAGCGACTGGGGGCAAGGTACGTTTGATAGAACTGCTGCACATCCTGAGGCTGAATAGCGGCTAAGGTATTGAGCTCCTGAGTGCGGGCATAGGGACTCTCAGCGCCATAGATCAGCTTATAAAATTCCCGCTCCGCTTGGGCATTGGGTTGATCATTGCGCCGCTCAATCACACCTTGGCGACGACGAATGGCTAACTGGAAGCGCGCCGGTTCCACCGCTGGCGCTTGCAGCATTTCCGCCACCAGTGCCAAGAGGCTCTCATGGTGCTCGCGTAAACCATTGAAACTGAGGCGACCCATACTTTTGCCCACCCCTGCTTCAATCGAGGCGGCGTGATCCTCTAGCCACTGATCAATCTCCGCTGCCCGATGTCGGCGAGTCCCACCCGTCCGCAATAGGTCGCCGCTGACCTCTGCTAACCCCACTTGCATCGGTGGATCCCAGCGATTTCCAGCCTGAAACAGTAAACTCCCCTGCACGAGTGGCCATTCATGATCTTCAAGGAGATACACCACGATGCCATTGCCCAGTCGAAACCGCTCAGTGGCGGGTAGCTGAATCTCTGGCAGGGGCGGCAATACTAGGTCAGTGTAATGTTTAGCCGTCATGGCGCTAGCTGAGCGTGGCCATAGGAGCATTAGACCCACCACAAGTACAACAAGACAAGCAAACCCCCACCCCTGTCGCTGCCAACGGCGGCACTGGTAGCAGGTGCGGGACATGAATGGGGTCATAGGGAGCAAGCGTTGCCGTGTGAAGAATCATCCACCTATTCTAGAGGGTGACGTGGTGGCCAAAGCGCTACTGAGAAGCGGCAATATTTTCTTGAACAGCATAAAATGCTGCCACTTAAAATAGCAGTATAGTGAAGCTAGCCTGCGCTCCTACTGCCATAATTTTGCGAGTTCACTTCCCGATTGCTACTATTCGAGGCTACTTGCGTGACATCTGAGACGCAAAAGTTTCGGCACCTGCTTGTCATTGAGGATCAATCGGGTCGCCGGACGGTGAATTTACAAGCCAGCACCTATACCATTGGCCGACATCCCAGTAACAAAATTGTCCTGAAGTCGGCTATGGTGTCGCGCCAGCACGCCGTCTTACTGCGAGTGTGTGATCCGAGTACAGGCCAGTATTTTTTCCGTTTAATTGATGGGGATTTACAGGGTAAACGGAGTGTCAATGGCATCACCGTCAATGGGATGCCTTGTCAGTCTCGCATTCTGCAGCATCGGGATTTGATTATTTTTGGCGGGGAGGTGCGGGCACGTTACCATTGCCTTAGCAATCTCTCGGATTCGGACTTTAATCGCTACACCCATGCCCTTGCGTTTGCCAGTATTCCCGATGGTTATGTTCCCAATGCGGCTAAGACTGCGCTGGTGGAACGCCAAATGTCTCAGTTGAGCGATGTCCAGCTTTTGCGGCTCTCGTCGTTTCCAGAGTTAAGCCCCTATCCAATTATTGAACTCTCCCCCCATGGTCATATTACCTATGTGAACCCGGCAGCCATTAGTGCATTTCCGGATTTAGAGGATACGGGCTTTGGCCATCCATTGTTGGCGTGGATCCAAGAGAACTCACGCTGTGATCAACGCTTTTTTCTGCAAGAGGTTATCGTGGGCGATCGCACCTATGAAGTAACAGTACACAGCCTGCGGGAAAGTGATCTCATTCGCTGTTATATCACCGACATTACCGAACGTAAGCGATCGGAAATGGCGCTGCGCATCAGTGAGGAGCGCTACGCCCTAGCCGCTGAGGGTGCCAATGACGGCCTTTGGGACTGGCACATTGTTGATGCGTCAATGTATTACTCGCGCCGCTGGGAGCAATTAGTGGGCGAACCCCCGG harbors:
- a CDS encoding FKBP-type peptidyl-prolyl cis-trans isomerase produces the protein MVVVHRPLRQLLCGIVLVVVWMVIALPAIASVPLEASTEAAGLMSDSTVVTTPSGLQYEDLVVGSGAQPQPGNRVTVHYTGMLTNGRVFDSSHDRGQPFQFQIGVGQVIKGWDEGVGSMQVGGRRRLIIPPDLGYGARGAGGVIPPNATLIFDVELLGVQ
- the radA gene encoding DNA repair protein RadA, whose product is MPKAKVLYICRECGAESLQYFGRCPSCGQWNTLDEQVTSPLTTESGTRRSPRRSHLAQPLAAKPLAAIEEQAHPRSLSGFSELDRVLGGGIVVGSLVLVAGEPGIGKSTLLLQMAAQLATRQRVLYVCAEESGQQVKLRSQRLAVAVPESLYLLAETDLEIILQELAHLQPQLVIIDSIQAVYLPQLTAAPGSVSQVREGTAALMRLAKRDHISLFIVGHVTKEGAIAGPKVLEHLVDTVLYFEGDRFASHRLVRAVKNRFGASQEIGVFEMGAQGLVEVTNPSALFLGDRDPAPGTATIVACEGTRPLVVELQSLVSPTSYPSPRRTTTGIEYNRFLQILAVLEKRLGVPLSKLDAYVATSGGLTVAEPAADLGVAVAVVASFRDRWVQPHTVIIGEVGLGGQVRAVSQLELRLREAAKLGFRRAIIPHSQQCAIAGLEMCPVSRVADAIVAALAAPAP
- a CDS encoding M16 family metallopeptidase encodes the protein MTPFMSRTCYQCRRWQRQGWGFACLVVLVVGLMLLWPRSASAMTAKHYTDLVLPPLPEIQLPATERFRLGNGIVVYLLEDHEWPLVQGSLLFQAGNRWDPPMQVGLAEVSGDLLRTGGTRRHRAAEIDQWLEDHAASIEAGVGKSMGRLSFNGLREHHESLLALVAEMLQAPAVEPARFQLAIRRRQGVIERRNDQPNAQAEREFYKLIYGAESPYARTQELNTLAAIQPQDVQQFYQTYLAPSRCILGIAGDFDAAQMKQTVERIFGKWQDPPQLPPLPPLPTISVDRTPATVVIDRPHLSQSYIYTGQLGGTLRDPDVFHLYVLNGVLNGFGGRLFNELRSRQGLAYSVYAAWNPEFDYEGVFYGVGQTQTAATATFLAALRQEIERLQHEPIAAAELAYAKESILNSFVFNFRDSVQILNRLIRYEYYGFPKDFIFRYQQAVKAATAKDVQRVAQQHLAPDTWRTLIVGNGRKLEAQALPHSEFRLF